The Rhizobium indicum genome has a segment encoding these proteins:
- a CDS encoding ABC transporter substrate-binding protein, with the protein MSNMEINRRSLLKRSAGVMALAMGGGTHLLSSRAAYAQAADLAGQQLRTIGLSVTVQERILEEFKKASGVGGTSGTAATFPDAQTKILSGSKDYDCWEIIAERLPSIVMTDNVEVIPAASLKNWANIREVFTKPSDKWDVKSQITGQIWADEAQTTLNMVPAVYNYDSIGYNPDVVSAEEANTWAAIFDPKWKGKSGLNTDPLIAFGQAIMAMNTLGLSNVKNPGNATAAEIDEAAAFLISKKKEGQFRALWGDFGELVNLMASGEMVVCDAWQPAVMAVKAQGKPCKYAVPKEGYRGWAIGPTMIAGTTNKEAVIAYADYWLSGEPGIAVSEQGYYSPSTNIKDVMAPEKYAFWYEGKPWVGAEERGIKEGDLRDGGSLEERAANVAYWHQWPDEYDHLIQKWDEFLSA; encoded by the coding sequence ATGTCCAACATGGAAATCAATCGCCGCTCCCTTCTGAAGCGGTCCGCAGGCGTCATGGCGCTTGCCATGGGCGGCGGCACGCATCTGCTGTCGTCGCGCGCAGCCTATGCGCAGGCGGCCGACCTTGCCGGCCAGCAGCTGCGCACTATCGGCCTTTCGGTCACGGTTCAGGAACGCATTCTTGAAGAATTCAAGAAGGCGTCCGGCGTCGGCGGCACCTCTGGAACGGCAGCGACCTTCCCGGATGCGCAGACCAAGATCCTGTCCGGTTCGAAGGACTATGATTGCTGGGAAATCATCGCCGAGCGTCTGCCGTCGATCGTCATGACCGACAATGTCGAAGTGATCCCGGCCGCATCGTTGAAGAACTGGGCGAACATTCGCGAGGTGTTCACCAAGCCGAGCGACAAGTGGGACGTGAAATCGCAGATCACCGGCCAGATCTGGGCCGACGAGGCGCAGACCACGCTCAACATGGTGCCTGCCGTCTATAACTACGATTCGATCGGCTACAATCCCGACGTCGTCAGCGCCGAGGAAGCCAACACCTGGGCGGCGATCTTCGATCCGAAGTGGAAGGGCAAGTCCGGCCTCAACACCGACCCGCTGATCGCTTTCGGCCAAGCCATCATGGCGATGAACACCCTCGGCCTTTCCAACGTAAAAAATCCCGGCAATGCCACGGCGGCTGAAATCGACGAGGCGGCTGCGTTCCTGATTTCGAAGAAGAAGGAAGGTCAGTTCCGCGCGCTGTGGGGTGATTTCGGCGAGCTCGTCAACTTGATGGCATCGGGCGAAATGGTCGTCTGCGACGCCTGGCAGCCGGCGGTCATGGCCGTCAAGGCGCAGGGCAAGCCCTGCAAGTACGCGGTGCCGAAGGAAGGTTATCGCGGCTGGGCGATCGGCCCAACGATGATCGCCGGTACGACCAACAAGGAAGCCGTTATCGCCTACGCCGACTACTGGCTTTCCGGGGAGCCCGGCATCGCGGTTTCCGAGCAGGGCTACTATTCGCCATCGACGAACATCAAGGATGTCATGGCACCGGAGAAATATGCCTTCTGGTATGAGGGCAAGCCCTGGGTCGGCGCGGAAGAGCGCGGCATCAAGGAAGGCGATCTTCGGGACGGTGGTTCGCTTGAGGAGCGCGCGGCCAATGTCGCCTATTGGCAC
- a CDS encoding SDR family NAD(P)-dependent oxidoreductase: protein MTGPSKRIAIVTGAGIGIGQATAKALAARGDHVIVTDILEKQGMETAQAILSAGGSAEFQLYDVRSTEATEALVADIETRHGGIDVVVANAGIAHRTPLANLTDEKWDLTFDIDLKGIFRLARAAAPGMRSRKSGSIVALSSIMGIAYGWDEHVHYSAAKSGVIGLVRGLAVELARDGVRVNGIAPGYIRTAQLLSEENSLGPAGAEKAAEFIPMGRLGTPDDIADVIAFLASNDARYMTGQVLVVDGGLLVGRY from the coding sequence ATGACTGGACCATCGAAACGTATTGCCATCGTCACCGGCGCCGGGATCGGCATCGGGCAGGCGACGGCCAAGGCGCTTGCCGCGCGTGGCGACCACGTCATCGTCACCGACATTCTGGAAAAGCAGGGAATGGAGACAGCGCAGGCCATTCTGTCGGCTGGCGGATCGGCGGAATTCCAGCTTTACGACGTGCGATCGACCGAGGCCACCGAGGCGCTGGTGGCAGACATAGAAACCCGCCACGGCGGTATCGATGTGGTCGTCGCCAATGCGGGAATCGCACACCGCACGCCGCTGGCAAATCTCACCGACGAAAAGTGGGACCTGACCTTCGACATCGATCTCAAGGGCATTTTCCGGCTGGCGCGGGCGGCGGCTCCCGGCATGCGTTCGCGCAAATCCGGCAGCATCGTCGCGCTTTCCTCGATCATGGGCATCGCCTATGGCTGGGACGAGCATGTGCATTATTCGGCGGCCAAGTCCGGCGTCATCGGCCTCGTGCGCGGTCTGGCCGTGGAATTGGCGCGAGACGGCGTGCGGGTCAACGGCATCGCGCCCGGATACATCCGAACGGCGCAGCTTCTGTCCGAAGAAAATTCTCTGGGTCCGGCTGGGGCTGAAAAGGCTGCCGAATTCATCCCGATGGGGCGGCTCGGCACGCCTGACGATATCGCGGACGTCATCGCATTTCTGGCGTCGAACGACGCGAGATACATGACCGGCCAGGTGCTGGTCGTGGATGGAGGCCTCCTCGTGGGGCGCTACTGA